A genomic segment from Spinacia oleracea cultivar Varoflay chromosome 3, BTI_SOV_V1, whole genome shotgun sequence encodes:
- the LOC110797461 gene encoding protein AGENET DOMAIN (AGD)-CONTAINING P1, whose translation MTNPINFTTGDKVEVIKTNSTNSTVSFYPATIILQEISQPNKRKKRKKINKHNYGDYDDDNDEFEEEDVVTVQYQTQLNDIVSYVDRGDIRPLPPESGVSGGGELMGFGVGDNVDVWRGGCWMKGRIFGVLYEGMSYLVEIEGNFDVPIEVRRSCLRVHRDWCNGSWIPPLHFQKDLIKMKSDTISKPERVAAGRTDVNGKRVKIVFRRDKTPMQVKFSPGTVVEVRSDEDGYEGAWYGAIVVGSARVDKFVVEYQTLKTEDEKEFLKEVANEQDIRPCPPEIPQSNRYKAFEEVDAWYNDGWWECVIYEVLDDWKYIVYFASTTEKLIYHHPNLRPRQNWVDGKWVPAFLKSRKEKKIDAENPLQETFREGMLVEVKSDEDGYHRSWYGATIIRLLGMDKFLVEYDSLKTNDENQPLREEVSATDVRPLPPCNLHHGHYKRLEEVDVWCAGGWWIGEIYKVLNRKKYIVQFAFTGNKREVDHSSLRSHQDWIHGKWITSKHRSSDSNLRNSSSERKYNSSEGGRSFGKGEVVEVRSDEPGYEGSWYSAVVVSSTRKGRFLVKYLTLKSEDGRNSLREEVDAQNIRPCPPKIEADGCYFLLEKVDAWHNDGWWTGVISKLLVDSKYMVYFETTKEDLEFDRINLRTHQEWINGKWITANKDTGF comes from the exons ATGACAAATCCCATCAATTTTACTACCGGCGACAAAGTTGAAGTCATCAAAACCAACTCAACAAATTCTACTGTCTCATTTTACCCAGCAACAATTATTCTCCAAGAAATCAGCCAACCCAACAAacgaaagaaaagaaagaagatTAACAAACACAATTATGGTGATTATGACGATGATAATgatgaatttgaagaagaagatgtTGTTACGGTGCAGTATCAAACACAATTGAATGACATTGTTTCGTACGTAGACCGCGGCGATATTCGACCTTTGCCACCTGAAAGCGGCGTTTCCGGTGGTGGGGAGTTGATGGGGTTTGGAGTGGGGGATAATGTGGATGTTTGGCGTGGTGGGTGTTGGATGAAAGGTAGGATTTTTGGAGTTTTGTATGAGGGTATGAGTTATTTGGTGGAAATTGAAGGTAATTTTGATGTTCCTATTGAGGTTAGAAGGTCTTGTTTGAGGGTTCATCGAGATTGGTGTAATGGGTCTTGGATTCCTCCTCTTCATTTTCAG AAAGACTTAATCAAGATGAAAAGTGATACTATTTCTAAGCCAGAGAGAGTTGCTGCAGGCAGAACCGATGTCAATGGCAAGCGAGTGAAGATCGTCTTTAGACGTGACAAAACACCAATGCAGGTGAAGTTTAGCCCTGGGACAGTTGTTGAGGTTAGAAGTGATGAGGATGGATATGAAGGTGCTTGGTACGGTGCTATTGTTGTTGGCTCAGCTAGAGttgacaagtttgtagtggaaTACCAGACCCTTAAGACTGAGGATGAGAAGGAGTTTCTCAAAGAAGTTGCAAATGAACAGGATATCAGGCCTTGCCCCCCGGAAATTCCTCAAAGTAATAGATACAAGGCGTTTGAAGAAGTAGATGCTTGGTATAATGATGGATGGTGGGAATGTGTGATTTATGAGGTTCTTGATGACTGGAAATACATTGTCTATTTTGCTTCAACAACTGAGAAGTTAATCTATCATCATCCCAACCTGAGACCTCGCCAGAATTGGGTTGATGGTAAATGGGTTCCAGCTTTTCTG AAAtcaagaaaggaaaagaagataGATGCGGAAAATCCACTGCAAGAAACTTTCAGAGAAGGTATGTTGGTAGAGGTCAAAAGTGATGAAGATGGTTACCATAGATCCTGGTACGGAGCCACTATTATCAGATTGTTAGGAATGGATAAGTTCCTGGTAGAATATGACAGTCTGAAAACTAATGATGAGAACCAGCCTTTAAGAGAAGAAGTGTCTGCTACTGATGTTAGACCTTTGCCTCCTTGTAATCTGCACCATGGTCATTATAAGCGTCTTGAGGAAGTAGATGTGTGGTGTGCTGGTGGGTGGTGGATAGGTGAAATCTACAAAGTTCTGAACAGAAAGAAGTACATTGTTCAATTTGCTTTTACAGGTAATAAACGAGAAGTTGATCATTCGAGTTTGAGATCTCACCAAGATTGGATTCACGGAAAATGGATAACCTCCAAG CATAGGTCATCTGACTCAAACTTGAGAAATTCATCATCTGAAAGGAAATACAATTCAAGTGAAGGTGGTAGAAGTTTTGGCAAGGGTGAAGTGGTTGAAGTTAGAAGCGATGAGCCAGGCTATGAAGGATCTTGGTATTCTGCAGTTGTTGTTAGTTCAACAAGAAAGGGCAGATTTTTGGTAAAGTATCTGACACTCAAATCAGAGGATGGAAGAAATTCTCTTAGAGAAGAGGTTGATGCTCAAAATATTAGACCTTGTCCTCCCAAAATAGAAGCAGATGGCTGCTATTTTCTACTTGAAAAAGTCGATGCTTGGCATAATGATGGGTGGTGGACAGGAGTGATATCTAAGCTTCTAGTTGACTCGAAATACATGGTGTACTTTGAGACAACCAAAGAGGATTTGGAATTTGATCGTATAAATTTGAGGACTCATCAGGAATGGATCAATGGGAAATGGATCACTGCAAATAAG GACACTGGTTTTTAa